The Helianthus annuus cultivar XRQ/B chromosome 16, HanXRQr2.0-SUNRISE, whole genome shotgun sequence genome includes a window with the following:
- the LOC110886790 gene encoding protein trichome birefringence-like 35, whose amino-acid sequence MIQRWHKKKTQLPLIAIVFFLFVLCTIFYNEHRFQEIHRNENRKPNDIATRNDVKKTFSSLSRSSSKASAGTLDRFSICNSTVKYNGRSNLNTPLLQSDEQENTKDSCNVFSGRWVFDNISVPLYNESDCPYMSDQLACHKHGRPDLMYQNWRWQPHGCDLKRWNATEMWDKLRGKRLMFVGDSLNRGQWISMLCLLESVIPANKKSITPNAPLTIFRAEEYNATVEFQWAPLIVESNSDDPVNHRLDERIIRPDSVLRHASEWDHVDILVFNSYLWWRQGPVKLSWSNEENGVCEEAESLDAMELAMNEWAKWIESNVDPLKKKVFFVTMSPTHLWSREWEPETEGNCYNEKAPIEDERYRGSGSDLPTMRMVGNIVNKLKSKVSVINITQMSEYRKDGHPSIYRKFWESRSAEQLANPASYSDCIHWCLPGVPDVWNQLLFHFL is encoded by the exons atgaTTCAGAGATGGCACAAGAAGAAGACCCAACTTCCACTCATAGCAATCGTCTTCTTCCTCTTCGTCCTCTGCACCATCTTCTACAACGAACACCGCTTTCAAGAAATCCACCGGAACGAAAACCGGAAACCAAATGATATCGCTACTCGGAATGATGTCAAGAAGACATTTTCTTCCCTCAGTCGAAGCAGTTCGAAAGCTTCTGCAG GGACTTTGGATAGATTCAGCATCTGTAACTCTACAGTAAAGTACAATGGAAGATCTAATTTGAACACACCTTTGCTTCAATCTGATGAGCAAGAAAACACGAAAGATTCGTGCAATGTGTTTTCGGGCAGATGGGTATTTGACAACATTTCGGTTCCGCTTTATAATGAATCTGATTGTCCATACATGTCTGACCAATTGGCTTGTCACAAACATGGAAGACCTGATTTGATGTACCAAAACTGGAGATGGCAACCTCATGGCTGTGATTTAAAGAG ATGGAATGCAACTGAGATGTGGGATAAATTGAGGGGAAAGAGATTGATGTTTGTAGGTGACTCGCTAAACAGAGGCCAATGGATATCAATGTTATGCTTATTAGAGTCCGTAATCCCTGCCAATAAGAAGTCAATCACACCAAATGCCCCGCTTACCATATTCCGAGCAGAG GAATACAATGCAACAGTGGAATTTCAGTGGGCCCCACTTATAGTCGAGTCAAACTCAGATGATCCAGTCAATCACAGATTGGATGAGAGAATAATCCGTCCAGATTCTGTTCTTAGGCATGCATCTGAATGGGATCATGTTGATATATTGGTTTTTAACTCGTACTTGTGGTGGAGACAAGGCCCTGTAAAGTTGTC ATGGAGTAACGAGGAAAATGGAGTATGTGAAGAAGCGGAGAGCTTAGACGCCATGGAGTTGGCCATGAATGAATGGGCAAAGTGGATAGAATCTAATGTCGATCCATTGAAGAAGAAAGTGTTTTTCGTTACAATGTCCCCTACTCATCTATG GAGTCGGGAGTGGGAACCGGAAACGGAAGGGAACTGTTATAATGAAAAAGCTCCTATCGAAGATGAAAGATATCGGGGAAGTGGTTCGGATCTTCCTACAATGAGGATGGTGGGGAATATTGTAAATAAGTTGAAGTCTAAGGTTAGTGTTATAAACATTACTCAGATGTCTGAATACCGAAAAGACGGTCACCCGTCAATCTATAGGAAATTTTGGGAAAGTCGATCGGCTGAGCAGTTGGCAAACCCGGCGAGTTATTCCGATTGCATACATTGGTGCTTGCCTGGTGTCCCTGATGTTTGGAATCAACTGTTGTTCCATTTTCTATGA
- the LOC110883489 gene encoding protein FAR1-RELATED SEQUENCE 5-like, which yields METNPPTSELMSPVHSFPNRFFCSDFQNDDEFNAPASVYTYMHVDCSQSSEAPVRSPDVVISNNFMNNAFNNDQVMDNVEGEDSHMQAMTVAVSGSSHGPSMFAESSRGQLDGPSNPYFVFDTPQGARYWIPNVADKFIPVCGKSYPTFADVLSMYELYAFEAGFFVKKGQTKVWNGIPTHKYLRCSKYGKPQPKRTFDTLDESSVKHRRTNFTWCDCKASILVSISNDSYTVLSFNDIHNHELVESYNRDLSKISRKLSFSTKQFIHNMSLNRIGPMRAYRCLVALKGGHHNVNGTPVDFKNFSHQLRIFIGERDAQVFLERLRERFDNLPNFYFDYTVSNGKLSSVFWADEISKLNYKAFGNVLAFDATYSTNRYKMVFVPFTGVDHHFQCVTFGAGLISTESIESYVWLLKAFLKAHGTQPTLVLSDQDPSMLQAVPMVFTESRHRLCMWHIMKKLPSKISADVLDNTDLRSCIHRLVWNVYIKPETFESRWNDLLQTFGLQDHSWLNDMYNIKHLWTANDIVNVYRSTKPHP from the exons atggagacaaatccaccaaccTCAGAATTAATGTCGCCGGTCCATAGTTTCCCCAACCGGTTCTTTTGCAGCGACTTCCAAAATGATGATGAATTTAATGCTCCAG CTTCTGTATACACTTATATGCATGTTGATTGTTCTCAGTCATCTGAAGCCCCTGTTAGATCCCCGGATGTTGTGATATCCAACAATTTCATGAACAACGCGTTTAATAATGATCAGGTTATGGATAATGTAGAAG GGGAAGATTCGCATATGCAGGCCATGACTGTTGCTGTTTCTGGATCATCTCATGGTCCTTCTATGTTTGCTGAATCGTCACGCGGCCAGTTAGACG GGCCATCGAATCCATACTTTGTTTTTGATACCCCTCAGGGGGCCCGTTACTGGATTCCTAACGTCGCTGATAAGTTCATACCAGTGTGTGGGAAATCTTATCCAACTTTTGCGGATGTTCTTTCCATGTATGAACTTTATGCGTTTGAAGCaggtttttttgtaaaaaaagggCAAACTAAAGTCTGGAATGGAATTCCCACACACAAGTATCTTCGATGCTCAAAATATGGAAAACCACAACCAAAGAGGACTTTTGACACCCTAGATGAATCTTCTGTTAAGCACCGGAGGACCAACTTCACATGGTGTGACTGTAAGGCAAGCATACTAGTCTCGATCTCGAACGATTCATACACAGTTCTGAGTTTCAATGATATTCATAATCATGAACTTGTTGAGAGTTACAACCGTGATCTTAGCAAGATATCACGGAAGCTGTCATTCTCCACGAAACAATTTATTCACAATATGAGTCTAAACCGCATCGGACCAATGAGAGCTTATAGATGTCTTGTAGCTTTAAAAGGAGGGCATCACAATGTCAATGGGACTCCGGTGGATTTTAAAAACTTTAGCCACCAGTTGCGAATTTTTATTGGTGAACGCGACGCACAAGTTTTCCTTGAACGCCTGCGTGAGCGTTTTGACAACCTACCCAACTTCTATTTTGATTACACTGTATCAAATGGAAAGTTGTCTTCTGTATTCTGGGCTGATGAGATTTCAAAGCTAAACTACAAAGCTTTTGGCAATGTCCTCGCGTTTGACGCAACTTACAGCACAAACAG GTACAAGATGGTTTTTGTTCCATTCACGGGTGTGGATCATCATTTCCAATGTGTTACATTTGGAGCGGGTTTGATATCAACCGAGTCCATTGAATCTTATGTGTGGTTGCTTAAGGCTTTCTTGAAGGCACACGGTACTCAACCAACTCTCGTGCTGAGTGATCAAGACCCATCCATGCTACAAGCTGTTCCTATGGTCTTTACCGAATCACGACACCGTCTATGCATGTGGCATATAATGAAAAAACTACCCTCCAAG ATCTCTGCCGACGTGCTCGATAACACTGATCTTCGGTCCTGCATTCACCGGTTGGTTTGGAATGTTTATATCAAACCTGAAACGTTTGAGTCCCGCTGGAATGACCTCCTACAAACATTTGGGCTTCAAGACCACAGCTGGTTGAACGACATGTACAACATCAAACATCTCTGG ACAGCCAACGATATCGTCAACGTGTATCGGAGTACAAAACCTCATCCATAA